A single region of the Deltaproteobacteria bacterium genome encodes:
- a CDS encoding aminotransferase class I/II-fold pyridoxal phosphate-dependent enzyme, producing KKYAWTVPSEAIVWLPGVVSGLNLACRSVGEAGDQVATLTPVYPPFFTAPSYSDRRLLTVPLDQMEHGRIAGCQQWGLDMDRFDGAVSEHTALFTLCNPHNPTGRVFSRRELTEMAAVCDRRDIVICSDEIHCELLLDRNKTHRPIASLAPDISRRTITLMAPSKTFNIPGLNCSFAVIENRDLRSRFKACMQGILSGVNTCGYVAALAAFRGGGAWQTALIDYLIGNRDTVEKAILAAEGLKVNHVEATYLAWIDARTLPVASPAAFFEAAGVGLSDGKDFGGEGFLRLNFGCPRSTLNEALTRMFHALEAL from the coding sequence AGAAAAAATACGCGTGGACGGTTCCTTCGGAAGCGATCGTATGGCTTCCGGGCGTGGTGAGCGGATTGAACCTCGCCTGCCGGAGCGTGGGTGAGGCCGGTGATCAAGTGGCTACCCTCACACCGGTGTACCCGCCTTTTTTTACGGCTCCCAGCTATTCCGACCGGCGTCTTTTGACGGTGCCGCTGGATCAAATGGAACACGGCCGCATCGCCGGTTGTCAGCAATGGGGGCTTGACATGGACAGGTTCGACGGTGCCGTCTCGGAGCACACCGCTCTTTTCACGCTCTGCAACCCGCACAACCCGACCGGGAGGGTCTTCAGCCGGCGGGAATTGACGGAGATGGCGGCTGTTTGCGATCGTCGCGACATCGTGATCTGTTCCGACGAGATTCACTGTGAACTCCTGCTCGACAGGAATAAAACGCACCGCCCCATCGCATCCCTTGCACCCGACATATCCCGGCGGACCATTACCCTGATGGCACCCAGCAAAACATTCAATATACCCGGGCTGAACTGCTCTTTTGCCGTCATTGAAAACAGGGACCTGCGTTCCCGGTTCAAGGCGTGCATGCAGGGGATCCTTTCGGGCGTGAACACCTGCGGCTATGTGGCCGCCTTGGCTGCGTTCAGGGGAGGCGGTGCATGGCAAACGGCTCTCATCGACTACCTCATCGGGAACAGGGATACCGTGGAGAAGGCCATCCTGGCCGCCGAAGGGCTGAAAGTCAACCACGTGGAAGCCACTTATCTGGCCTGGATAGATGCCCGGACCCTGCCCGTGGCATCGCCGGCCGCTTTTTTCGAAGCTGCCGGTGTGGGGCTTTCGGACGGTAAAGATTTTGGAGGAGAGGGATTCCTGAGACTAAATTTCGGATGCCCGCGGTCGACATTGAACGAGGCGCTGACAAGGATGTTTCATGCTCTTGAGGCCCTGTAG